ttccattgaattCGTAATCAAATACTAtataaaattgcaaatttttcaattcagtTTTAGATCAACATTTTTTCAGCATATGCTCGCCATAGTTAACGCTTTTGATTTACGATTGTAAACAGTGAGTAAGTGCTCTTGAAAACCTGCGAAAAAAGGTGTAATATTAATGATAGGGAACTTTTTGAACAATTTAATTCATTCTCACCGCAAATAAAGTTGAAGGCAAAATCTTTATGACCCCGCCAGCATATATGACAACGGGCTTTTTTGCAATTTGCATAGTGAATAGCAATGCCTGCTTAAATTTTTTATCTTGATCCAACCAATTGCAGGAGTATAACGCATCAGTGAATTGTTCATTTTCATAAAAGACTTCATTTCCACAGTAACAGGGCAGTAATATCCCACTGGCCATGCACAAAAAATACACACCCATGTAAATAATTTCTTCCATACTATCAACATAGAAGGCATAAACGGCGGTGATGCAAAGGGTCAACTCAGTTACGAAGAACTGCATGAGTAGAACTTCACTAAAGGTCTCATCAAAAACGTCCCGATAtctgaaatttaaaatgaaaatttaaatttaagtttatatttgaaattatctaATGAAATCAAATCTCACTCCAGTATTTTCTTATGATCCCTAATACATTTCTTCAGTTCCTGGTAGTATTCTTCACCGGTTTTCCGTAGATCATGTCCAATTTTCGATACTCTAATGTTGAGGGCATGGAAATGTCCTTTTAGAATCCACAAATACAAGCCGGGATAAGAGTCACATAGCATACTCTGGTAAATATTAATCCAAATTCCAATAAGCTGGTAgaagataataatataatatgcaGTATCAGAGTTTTTCCAATCGAAGGGAAACCACGCGCTATAGAGCAGCCGTCTATTTTCCGAAAAGACAGCAGGTAAAAAACATGTTAGCGCGGCACCAGTGAATGGAATGAAGTAGCTAAGCAGGATCCGATTGCCAGTCCTAATGATTCCTGCCAAATATCTCTGCTCATCGTGATCGTTAACTTCCTCCACACGGATATCGAAATCTTCCAGAATCTCATTAATTCGACGAAGCTGCTTGCGcttgaaaaatgtattcaatgaCTTCATGGCTGACATTGCATCTGCAAAAGTTACTGATGCATTCCCGAATAGCTGACTCGTATCTTCCAACAAAAACAGGTTGGCAACCATGGTGATCGGATAGTATACTGTCACAATAATGTTTAGAAGGAATGAGTAAATATAATACAATACGCCAGCATTTTTGGCTGGATAGAGTCCAAgatattccaatgttatcaaAATTATTCGAAAAACTCTTTTTGTTTCGTATTCGGCATACATTCCGATATTCTCTTTAAATTACTTACAGATTAGTTGAAGAAATTCAGTTTGGGGATTGCAGATACATGCTAATTACTATCTTCTCAAAGGCCAGCTATCAGCCCTTACCCTCTACAGGGAAGCTAAAATCTAACTCAGCCCAAGCACATTGAAAATGCGAAGTTGAGGGCTTCTGATAAGAaaagtttcgtgtatttcttaagaaagaatatttaaataCACAACTGTTCCATTTGTATGTTTCTCGTCATGTATGCATGTATaggcatttagtatgtcagattaTTGACTTTAGTGTGTTATTGAAATTCAACATCCTATGTTGTGATATGAAAGGGAGGGATGAATAGCTTCAGGCTTCAGGCTGTTCGCAGCTGCAACATTTCAGGGGGTTGGCGAAGAAgagaaactttgcagtcttgcagattactcactgaggaagctatcaacacacctggcag
The window above is part of the Hermetia illucens chromosome 3, iHerIll2.2.curated.20191125, whole genome shotgun sequence genome. Proteins encoded here:
- the LOC119652156 gene encoding odorant receptor 2a-like; translated protein: MYAEYETKRVFRIILITLEYLGLYPAKNAGVLYYIYSFLLNIIVTVYYPITMVANLFLLEDTSQLFGNASVTFADAMSAMKSLNTFFKRKQLRRINEILEDFDIRVEEVNDHDEQRYLAGIIRTGNRILLSYFIPFTGAALTCFLPAVFSENRRLLYSAWFPFDWKNSDTAYYIIIFYQLIGIWINIYQSMLCDSYPGLYLWILKGHFHALNIRVSKIGHDLRKTGEEYYQELKKCIRDHKKILEYRDVFDETFSEVLLMQFFVTELTLCITAVYAFYVDSMEEIIYMAQKHSLPSGRSFSQQEEAERYVQYNVLRGSTT